A genomic stretch from Tamandua tetradactyla isolate mTamTet1 chromosome 15, mTamTet1.pri, whole genome shotgun sequence includes:
- the UQCC5 gene encoding ubiquinol-cytochrome c reductase complex assembly factor 5, with protein sequence MFSRAQVRRVLQRVPGKQRFGIYRFLPFFFVLGGTMEWIMIKVRVGQETFYDVYRRKASERQYQRRLEDSSETELQYSIK encoded by the exons ATGTTCTCCAGGGCCCAGGTGAGGCGGGTTCTGCAGCGGGTGCCCGGGAAGCAGCGATTCGGTATCTACAGGTTCCTGCCCTTCTTTTTTGTCCTGGGAGGAACGATGGAGTGGATCATGATCAAAGTTCGCGTGGGCCAGGAGACTTTCT ATGATGTCTACCGTAGAAAAGCCTCAGAAAGACAATATCAGAGAAGGCTGGAAGATTCATCAGAGACTGAACTTCAGTACTCAATAAAGTGA